A window of the Cyanobacteriota bacterium genome harbors these coding sequences:
- the panC gene encoding pantoate--beta-alanine ligase, protein MLRLLTTREDLDALLDREDLVLVPTMGALHEGHLSLMRLAREHGRKVIVSIFVNPLQFGKGEDFDQYPRKLGEDMDLINELADYLWAPSCQDIYPLKVESGLEMINANPEIADKLCGLSRQGHFDGVCTVVKTLFDFVKPTKAVFGEKDFQQLMVIEDMVQRYKLPVEIIRGPIIRESCGLAMSSRNQYLSDNERKIAANIYKYLKAVSARDLTIEHAREIMISLGIELEYLEMHWDRLFFAGKVGQTRLIDNINKY, encoded by the coding sequence ATGTTGAGATTGCTTACGACTAGAGAAGACCTTGATGCTTTATTAGATAGAGAGGATCTAGTTTTGGTTCCAACGATGGGTGCTTTGCATGAAGGTCATCTTTCATTGATGAGATTGGCGCGTGAGCATGGACGTAAAGTCATAGTTAGTATTTTTGTAAATCCTTTGCAGTTTGGCAAAGGTGAGGATTTTGATCAATATCCGCGTAAGCTGGGCGAGGACATGGATCTAATTAACGAGTTGGCTGATTATTTATGGGCACCAAGTTGCCAAGATATTTATCCATTGAAAGTCGAGTCCGGGCTTGAGATGATTAATGCCAATCCAGAGATAGCAGATAAATTATGTGGGCTAAGCCGTCAAGGGCATTTTGATGGGGTTTGTACCGTCGTCAAAACTTTGTTTGATTTTGTTAAACCGACCAAAGCAGTTTTTGGTGAAAAAGATTTTCAGCAATTAATGGTGATTGAAGATATGGTTCAACGTTATAAATTGCCGGTTGAGATTATTCGCGGGCCGATTATTCGCGAAAGCTGCGGCCTGGCAATGAGCTCGCGCAATCAATATCTTAGTGATAATGAGAGAAAAATCGCTGCCAATATCTATAAATATCTCAAGGCTGTTTCTGCTAGGGATCTAACTATTGAACACGCCAGGGAAATTATGATTAGCCTTGGTATTGAGCTTGAATATCTGGAAATGCATTGGGATAGGCTGTTTTTTGCTGGTAAAGTCGGTCAAACTAGGTTGATTGATAATATCAACAAATATTAA
- the uppS gene encoding polyprenyl diphosphate synthase codes for MIKHLAVIMDGNRRWATQRGLPSVEGHRRGVKALKDLVKLCPKYGIEYLTSYAFSTENWRRDKSELDFLFKLLGEVAVKELSNLHKENVKVTFLGDISAFADIGIEQSLNGLAEKTKDNTGLKLQIALNYGSLDEMSTALTRIKSTLNDDEIKALTEEQFASYLYTVNCPDPEIILRTGGEKRLSNYLLWQAVNSQLVFVDTLWPDFGEVELRDILESNATTGTLGAKLKEGYGSTKTDAKASL; via the coding sequence GTGATCAAGCACCTTGCAGTAATCATGGATGGTAATAGACGTTGGGCAACCCAGCGTGGCTTGCCTTCTGTTGAAGGGCATCGTCGAGGTGTTAAGGCGCTTAAAGACTTAGTCAAACTTTGCCCTAAGTATGGTATCGAGTATCTTACCAGCTATGCTTTTTCTACTGAGAACTGGCGTAGAGACAAAAGCGAACTTGATTTTTTATTCAAACTCTTGGGTGAAGTTGCAGTTAAGGAACTGAGCAACTTACACAAAGAAAATGTCAAGGTGACTTTCTTGGGTGACATTAGTGCCTTCGCTGATATTGGTATTGAGCAGAGCCTTAATGGCTTAGCAGAAAAGACCAAAGACAATACTGGTTTGAAATTACAGATTGCTCTTAATTATGGTTCGCTTGATGAGATGAGCACTGCATTGACTCGGATTAAATCGACATTGAATGATGATGAGATCAAGGCTCTAACGGAAGAGCAGTTTGCTAGCTACTTGTATACGGTTAATTGTCCTGACCCAGAAATAATATTGAGAACTGGTGGAGAGAAACGTTTGAGTAATTACTTACTTTGGCAAGCTGTAAATTCACAGCTTGTTTTTGTGGATACCTTGTGGCCAGATTTTGGAGAAGTGGAGTTGAGGGATATTCTTGAGTCTAACGCAACGACTGGGACTTTGGGTGCAAAGCTGAAGGAGGGATATGGTTCAACTAAGACCGACGCAAAAGCAAGCCTATAG
- the alr gene encoding alanine racemase, which yields MVQLRPTQKQAYRRDAWLEINLDNLEFNLKKIYAEFNKPLIPVLKADAYGHGAAIIVKVLDAYPFIEAYAVASIDEALSLRETTAKRIVVLGISPDWALERALSEQIEITIVDLAAAIKLDELAGQQGLKAQVHIKFDTGMNRIGFKSKKDIAAIEALENLEIKSVYTHFADAANKDLCIKQYQLFKQLSEGMGYPMHPASSQALRALGEQVDFDYVRCGIELYGLENPELKPLLSLFARISFIKEIEAGESVSYKATWTASEATKIATLPLGYADGVPRSLSNNIVGRLKSETVKQVGLITMDQMMFDIGSIDAQTGDLVELLGDDLPVSDWACGAGSISYEIVSALSLRLPKTYTRK from the coding sequence ATGGTTCAACTAAGACCGACGCAAAAGCAAGCCTATAGGCGGGATGCTTGGCTTGAAATTAATTTAGACAATCTTGAATTTAATCTCAAGAAGATTTATGCTGAATTTAATAAGCCATTGATTCCGGTACTCAAAGCAGATGCTTATGGTCACGGTGCTGCAATTATAGTGAAAGTACTTGATGCTTATCCTTTTATCGAGGCTTATGCTGTTGCTAGTATTGATGAAGCTTTGTCTTTAAGAGAAACTACAGCGAAGCGCATTGTTGTTCTGGGTATTAGTCCAGATTGGGCTCTGGAACGTGCTTTGAGTGAACAAATCGAAATTACAATTGTTGATTTGGCTGCGGCTATCAAGCTCGATGAATTAGCCGGGCAACAAGGTTTGAAAGCACAAGTGCATATCAAGTTTGACACTGGCATGAATCGTATTGGTTTTAAATCAAAAAAAGATATTGCAGCAATTGAGGCTTTGGAGAATTTGGAAATCAAGTCAGTGTATACTCACTTTGCTGATGCCGCCAATAAAGATCTTTGTATTAAGCAATATCAGTTATTCAAGCAGCTTAGTGAGGGTATGGGCTATCCTATGCACCCTGCTTCTAGCCAGGCTTTAAGAGCATTGGGCGAGCAAGTGGATTTCGATTATGTACGATGCGGGATTGAGCTTTATGGACTGGAGAATCCTGAACTTAAACCTTTACTATCTTTGTTTGCCCGTATCAGTTTCATTAAAGAGATTGAGGCTGGCGAGTCAGTTAGTTACAAAGCGACGTGGACGGCTAGTGAAGCGACCAAAATCGCCACTTTGCCATTGGGTTATGCTGATGGAGTGCCGCGTTCCTTGTCTAATAATATAGTAGGGCGTCTCAAGTCTGAGACTGTAAAACAAGTAGGTTTGATTACTATGGATCAAATGATGTTTGATATTGGTTCTATTGATGCTCAAACAGGTGATCTTGTTGAATTATTAGGCGATGATTTGCCGGTCAGTGATTGGGCTTGCGGAGCTGGTTCTATTAGTTATGAAATAGTTTCGGCGCTGAGTTTGCGTCTTCCCAAAACCTATACGCGAAAATAA